The following are from one region of the Mustela lutreola isolate mMusLut2 chromosome 7, mMusLut2.pri, whole genome shotgun sequence genome:
- the C2CD4A gene encoding C2 calcium-dependent domain-containing protein 4A, whose translation MWCLERLRLGPERLLKGRNGILRTRGHQVPALTPAAWENVLTPDRIPEFCIPPRLAPGTALAALRVSWIQAVEIDDGAGHTDWDPRSQAALSLPHLPRARTAYGFCALLESPHTRRKESLFLGGAGAAPLLLPGAAPDPDPALPAGPRQTPDVPAPPPRAHRLLRAPEGLLSRALRAPGGRGLARARSVSSGDYDDDERGAGSRPPARAPSASPPSPPSPGPDPRPERLEAEGTVALGRDGGALRLAAEYSRASGRLRVRLLGAEGLPAGTAEPRAVGCRVSFVLRSPGKTRPQRSAVVRPSRKAAFDQDVCLDGLSEEQVRRLAVRVQAEKRGRGRERGRWLGQGELLLGSLLLP comes from the coding sequence ATGTGGTGCCTGGAGAGGCTCCGCTTGGGTCCCGAGCGCCTCCTGAAGGGCAGGAACGGGATTCTTCGGACCCGCGGCCACCAAGTCCCGGCCCTCACGCCCGCCGCGTGGGAAAACGTGCTCACTCCGGACCGCATCCCTGAGTTCTGTATCCCCCCGCGACTTGCGCCGGGCACCGCCCTGGCTGCGCTTCGGGTTTCCTGGATCCAAGCGGTAGAAATCGACGACGGCGCCGGGCACACGGACTGGGACCCGCGCTCGCAGGCCGCGCTCTCGCTGCCGCACCTGCCGCGCGCACGCACTGCCTACGGCTTCTGCGCGCTGCTCGAGAGCCCGCACACCCGCCGCAAGGAGTCACTCTTCCTCGGGGGCGCCGGCGCCGCCCCGCTCCTGCTCCCGGGCGCAGCCCCGGACCCCGACCCCGCGCTCCCCGCCGGCCCCCGGCAGACCCCGGACGtgcccgcgccgccgccccgcgcccACCGCCTCCTGCGCGCCCCCGAAGGACTGCTGAGCCGCGCGCTGCGGGCCCCGGGGGGCCGTGGCCTGGCGCGCGCCCGCTCCGTGTCCAGCGGGGACTACGATGACGACGAGCGCGGCGCCGGCTCCCGGCCCCCGGCCCGGGCCCCCTCCGCGTCCCCGCCGTCGCCTCCATCGCCTGGCCCCGACCCGCGGCCCGAGCGCCTGGAGGCCGAGGGCACCGTGGCCCTGGGCCGCGACGGGGGCGCCCTGCGCCTGGCCGCCGAGTACAGCCGGGCCAGCGGGCGGCTCCGCGTGCGGCTGCTCGGCGCCGAGGGCCTGCCCGCAGGGACCGCCGAGCCCCGCGCCGTGGGCTGCCGCGTCAGCTTCGTCCTGCGCTCTCCAGGCAAGACGCGCCCGCAGCGCAGCGCCGTGGTGCGGCCGAGCCGCAAGGCCGCCTTCGACCAGGACGTGTGCCTGGACGGGCTGTCGGAGGAGCAGGTGCGCCGCCTGGCCGTGCGCGTCCAGGCGGAGAAGCGGGGCCGTGGCCGCGAGCGGGGCCGCTGGCTGGGCCAGGGCGagctgctgctgggctccctgctgctcccctga